Proteins from one Desulfovibrio intestinalis genomic window:
- a CDS encoding winged helix-turn-helix transcriptional regulator — MPDANPDATPAANPDTSPDACKVKVLGNKPYRCAFELTLDLIGGKWKLLIIYFLAGRPVLRYGELRRCLPEVSERMLVKQLRELEQDGIVHRKVYGTVPPRVEYSLTDVGVSLIPIMNSLRDWGDSYDAMMQSHTGAATK, encoded by the coding sequence ATGCCCGATGCAAACCCCGATGCAACCCCTGCCGCCAACCCTGACACCAGTCCTGACGCCTGTAAGGTAAAAGTTCTCGGCAACAAGCCCTACCGCTGCGCCTTTGAACTTACTCTTGATCTTATTGGCGGCAAATGGAAGCTCCTTATCATCTATTTTCTCGCCGGGCGTCCTGTCCTGCGCTATGGCGAGCTGCGCCGCTGCCTGCCCGAAGTAAGCGAGCGCATGCTGGTGAAACAATTGCGTGAACTTGAGCAGGACGGCATTGTTCACAGAAAAGTTTACGGCACTGTGCCCCCGCGTGTGGAATACTCACTGACAGACGTCGGCGTATCGCTTATTCCCATCATGAATTCACTGCGCGACTGGGGCGACAGCTATGATGCAATGATGCAAAGCCACACAGGGGCTGCTACCAAATAA
- a CDS encoding leucyl aminopeptidase: MDIRFQNLGPEQWKGEVMLAPVCQDESLTEVCPQIDKAAPWLVIAPALRDFKGKAGELAIMHGHPDLSVPRVLAVGLGPREKVDTAGIRKAIAAAVQLCRQKGYASILLPEPALARLPGGRERLVEECVCAAQLALYRFTALKKADKDEPADPQWLALGFDGEEVPDASHAAARRGENAAWAVSLARDLSSTPPNLLYPEKLAERAQELARQQGFACTVLDEHELEKEGMGCLMAVGQGSGRPPRLVILEHAPAGHEQDKPLILVGKGITFDTGGISLKPAANMHQMKADMTGAATVLAAVAALAQEEAPRRVIGLLACAENMPGGRAMRPGDVVSAANGDTVEIQNTDAEGRLALCDALAYAQKTWTPAALVDIATLTGACAVALGTQIAGLFSDDEDLSERIRAAGGACGEEYWPLPLWKPYAEQLKSEVADICHMGPREGGAINAALFLQHFIQEGVRWAHLDIAGVDWASKPTPLCPAGPSAFGARTLLELARGGVQ; the protein is encoded by the coding sequence ATGGATATACGCTTTCAAAATCTTGGCCCGGAACAGTGGAAGGGCGAAGTCATGCTGGCCCCTGTTTGCCAGGATGAATCCCTGACAGAAGTTTGCCCCCAGATAGACAAGGCCGCTCCCTGGCTGGTCATCGCTCCTGCCCTGCGCGACTTCAAGGGCAAGGCTGGCGAACTTGCCATCATGCACGGCCACCCCGATCTTTCCGTGCCCCGCGTTCTCGCCGTGGGCCTTGGCCCCAGAGAAAAGGTAGACACCGCAGGCATCCGCAAGGCCATTGCCGCCGCCGTTCAGCTGTGCCGCCAGAAAGGCTATGCCTCAATATTGCTGCCCGAACCGGCGCTTGCCCGTCTGCCCGGCGGACGTGAACGTCTGGTGGAAGAATGCGTGTGCGCGGCCCAGTTGGCCCTGTACCGCTTTACGGCCCTGAAAAAGGCCGACAAGGACGAACCTGCCGATCCGCAGTGGCTGGCGCTGGGCTTTGACGGCGAAGAAGTGCCCGACGCTTCCCACGCCGCTGCCCGCCGTGGCGAAAACGCCGCCTGGGCCGTGAGCCTGGCCCGCGACCTTTCCAGCACGCCGCCCAACCTGCTCTACCCTGAAAAACTGGCCGAGCGCGCTCAGGAACTGGCCCGCCAGCAGGGCTTTGCCTGCACCGTGCTTGACGAGCACGAGCTGGAAAAAGAAGGCATGGGTTGCCTGATGGCCGTAGGCCAGGGGTCGGGCCGCCCGCCCCGCCTTGTCATTCTTGAGCACGCCCCCGCAGGTCATGAGCAAGACAAGCCCCTTATTCTTGTGGGCAAGGGCATCACTTTTGACACTGGCGGCATCAGCCTCAAGCCCGCCGCCAACATGCACCAGATGAAGGCCGACATGACGGGCGCAGCTACCGTGCTGGCAGCCGTGGCCGCTCTGGCGCAGGAAGAAGCCCCCCGCCGGGTTATCGGCCTGCTGGCCTGCGCTGAAAACATGCCCGGTGGCCGCGCTATGCGCCCCGGTGACGTTGTCAGCGCCGCCAATGGCGATACCGTGGAAATCCAGAATACCGACGCCGAAGGCCGCCTTGCCCTGTGCGACGCCCTGGCCTACGCCCAGAAAACCTGGACTCCCGCCGCCCTGGTGGACATTGCCACCCTTACGGGAGCCTGCGCTGTGGCGCTGGGCACGCAGATTGCCGGTCTTTTCAGCGATGATGAAGACCTCAGCGAGCGCATCCGCGCCGCCGGGGGCGCGTGCGGTGAAGAATACTGGCCCCTGCCCCTGTGGAAGCCCTATGCCGAACAGTTGAAAAGCGAAGTGGCCGACATTTGCCACATGGGCCCGCGTGAAGGCGGAGCCATCAATGCCGCGCTCTTTTTACAGCACTTCATTCAGGAAGGGGTACGCTGGGCGCACCTGGATATTGCCGGGGTAGACTGGGCCTCCAAGCCCACGCCCCTTTGTCCCGCCGGGCCTTCGGCCTTTGGCGCGCGCACGCTGCTTGAACTGGCCCGGGGAGGCGTTCAGTAA
- a CDS encoding flavodoxin family protein — protein MKALALNGSPRKKGNTAILLEKVLSPLEEAGWETELVQIGGKKIQGCRGCLKCVEKQDGRCVFDNDILNGVLEKMLAADAMILGTPCYFTDMSAEMKALVDRAGYVAFANGGLFQGKIGAAVVAAGSGGATHAFDSINHLFLMSRMLVPGSVFWNMGYGRAEKEVLGDERAMENMHHLGRTIAWLGKAITPHMASFPA, from the coding sequence ATGAAAGCACTGGCCCTTAACGGCAGCCCCAGAAAAAAAGGAAACACTGCCATATTGCTTGAAAAGGTTTTGTCCCCACTGGAAGAAGCCGGATGGGAAACCGAACTTGTGCAGATAGGCGGCAAAAAGATTCAAGGGTGTAGAGGCTGCCTGAAGTGTGTGGAAAAACAGGACGGCCGCTGTGTGTTTGACAACGACATCCTCAATGGTGTTCTGGAGAAGATGCTTGCGGCGGATGCTATGATTCTGGGCACGCCCTGCTATTTCACCGATATGAGCGCGGAAATGAAGGCGCTGGTTGACCGCGCCGGATATGTGGCCTTTGCCAACGGCGGGCTGTTTCAGGGCAAGATTGGAGCCGCCGTGGTAGCTGCTGGCAGCGGCGGGGCCACGCACGCCTTTGACAGCATCAATCATCTGTTCCTCATGTCGCGGATGCTTGTTCCGGGGTCTGTGTTCTGGAATATGGGCTACGGCAGGGCTGAGAAGGAAGTGCTGGGCGACGAGCGCGCGATGGAAAACATGCATCACCTTGGCCGTACCATCGCATGGCTTGGCAAGGCCATTACACCGCATATGGCAAGCTTTCCTGCGTAG